The following are encoded in a window of Vespa crabro chromosome 2, iyVesCrab1.2, whole genome shotgun sequence genomic DNA:
- the LOC124421914 gene encoding uncharacterized protein LOC124421914 isoform X2 yields MTSWIDRLYVIFCLVYLGTFTSAIYDPKEITTKASNRRELSLPWYLNEKDLQPPDDLARSAKWWIDVEESQVRKPVIVNSNRKSWTPWRKASGSEIEQRTEIDDQFEQNHDQDQFGQIDDWKPFPEDQYKYGSTSKDNNVYQDHNNSETSLKESKHKLPVYNDQTLLYEGIGSESTKPRKETVLFLSQPILTVAHYDSQSGVRCPTIESTGQFVYPPDCKFFVNCWKGKAFVQPCAPGTLFNPETLECDFPHKVKCYGIEESDLIRYSNAYSLKINAEQGKLQKPQCPSHVTGLIAHPTNCAKFLQCANGNTFEMDCGPGTVFNPAISVCDWPYNVRGCEDALKSEKDTTKNPKVSPNQSFHDSYHDRTNIFVDRSKYNTQPSVKKIECPADFTGLLPHPETCRKFLQCANGFTYVMDCGPGTAFNPLISVCDWPHKVPACKKEETLKQVMTTSRPWPQHSRGDPGSWREHPRYNHTYNRYDHHGQGSWNTEVQPMTTTESSELPWRPIIQKPSYIQQNQHNSMGSTNNRNSQIETSQDHFHHQGHHYDNFSGSEQSTTRKDCNTTNQMAQSQDPCDQHYHYHQHHHHHHYHYNNSNNSQYEGANRRISGSNGYQQGSSTSHTTEETWNGNPLNHEHNPQINNDEFDNQQTLNTFREINNHSRTELTTIEDKLIRRYTPHGPIRNKFNSTVQTQDRIDPELFNRESNESTTLKRNIYNLPDDMKFRNRTNRTFDIRNGIYFPKPNQNNITWNRSISPENRPRVFVPDTWNNQSNQSNQSQIPNQPSTRPWNQDMIDKEEKLREWLARTNIHQQTTNDKEVDSKMDKWSTKTNIFLQAKGQVSTDDRNSTQISKKPFYPYGIYVNYNGTKGHLITKELEINQGHSRTKTYNPNNQQTPFSFNRTYGGIYTRTPLHNQDISKSPIVPSNHYPIRFTPNSVNIPQPSDGDSIKHSFNQSRSTDLRGAASHHSTGKDFHPVSSQAIDSTINRSITIPQLNSHRAANRSIKQFDAYPLISENVITEKIPDVYSKPSKKKSISVSQNIPENQSNPTDPNISFEYDMVEPQFNDTKLTFENENSTPISNKVIHEADVDPYDVDILENKETWKPILVFENKTKVASKNDSSVIMRINKKNTEVDIFNIEVPPYRDEEPPFPVYYIPPVQSLSHLKKTEPFTPISGQIIRLRGGSGPANGYVEVQGAQPGWGIVCDSRNSWMLKEAHVVCRQLGYTRGAEMAWQGRNKRNGMPTWIAANSVTCSGTENRFQSCKFTHGQECRVERDAIGVRCLPNRIAHCRKDEIPHEGQCYHLADSNTGLNHAEALQYCIKRESRLIDITSQDENNFVSEWLLQLHPIIGSVMTSGVGFTTFNRTLWLWEDSSRAKFKFTKWWPGWMEDKKLPPWVGSRPACIIMKRKFPCHNHPDSICVADYFFWDIEDCATSVKGHSYICKRPYDDISCVYGKGNQYFGTANVSTSGKECLPWGDNRVFPYLNVNVINREVKEKLRSHNYCRNPNPEKESRPWCFISFYGEKEYCDIPSCGKIGSKKLLLSGQCKPKHFECLPGECIPSPWVCDGEEDCTNGADERACMNHLDLYQKFAKHRLEGYDVEKWLNAPLKTCALRCKEADFTCRSFAHKASENICLLSDSNIGLTGALKPTKEFDYYEMKERSVNCDNMFICGNRKCINQTLVCNGKNDCNDRTDENVCTVENLDYAIRLAGSDNFDEGRIEVKVWGIWGQVCDDGFGMINAGVICKELGFPLGALEIKPGGFYGNLDPPNRFMVDQLKCRGNETSLRECDFEGWGVHNCQPEEAVGVVCKTAVDSCQEGYWKCENSPECIPIAFICDEVADCSDYSDESDEHCNAPFEIRLVNGSSPLEGRVEIRHHGIWGTVCDDDFSAATARVICRSLGYGGVAKAKKDSFFGPGQGPIWLDEVSCRGNETQLKYCYHNHWGRNNCDHNEDAGVICSPGAVNNDSEFFSETMTNLPEPRINDVLPANCGKRSEDFNDDEDLIFAKVVHGSIAPKGTYPWQASIRVRGHSRSNHWCGAVILSPLHVLTAAHCLEGYNKGTYFVRAGDYNTEIQEGTEKEANIEDYYIHEDFRKGHKMNNDIALVLLKGRGIPLGKDIMPICLPSENTEYPAGLNCTISGFGSIETGKTTPSKDLRYGWIPLLDQSVCRAEYVYGHGKISDGMVCAGYLDEGVDTCDGDSGGPLACYHNGAFTLYGITSWGQHCGEANKPGVYVRVAHYRRWIDQKIMESLSGK; encoded by the exons ATGACATCGTGGATCGATCGTTTATACGTTATATTCTGTCTGGTGTATCTTGGAACCTTCACTTCCGCG ATATACGATCCGAAAGAAATAACAACGAAAGCGTCGAATCGTCGTGAATTATCGTTGCCTTGGTATCTGAACGAAAAAGATCTACAGCCACCCGATGATTTAGCTCGATCTGCTAAATGGTGGATTGACGTGGAAGAGAGTCAAGTAAGGAAGCCTGTTATCGTGAATTCAAATAGAAAATCTTGGACACCATGGCGTAAAGCTTCTGGTAGCGAAATTGAACAACGCACAGAGATAGATGATCAATTCGAACAGAATCACGATCAAGATCAATTTGGTCAAATTGACGATTGGAAGCCTTTTCCAGAAGATCAATACAAATATGGTTCTActtctaaagataataatgtttatcaaGATCACAACAATTCTGAAACTTCACTAAAGGAATCAAAGCACAAGTTACCCGTATATAACGATCAAACTCTGTTATATGAAGGGATCGGAAGTGAAAGCACG AAACCGAGAAAAGAGACAGTCTTATTTTTGTCTCAACCCATATTGACAGTAGCGCATTACGATTCTCAATCGGGTGTACGATGTCCAACTATAGAATCTACTGGTCAATTTGTTTATCCTCCcgattgtaaattttttgtcAACTGCTGGAAAGGCAAAGCGTTCGTTCAACCATGCGCTCCTGGTACTTTGTTTAATCCTGAGACATTGGAATGTGATTTTCCGCATAAAGTTAAATGTTACGGCATAGAAGAGTCTGATCTTATACGTTACTCAAACGCTTACTCTTTGAAAATCAACGCGGAACAAGGAAAATTacaa AAACCACAATGTCCATCTCACGTGACAGGTCTTATTGCGCATCCTACAAATTGTGCCAAATTTTTGCAATGTGCCAATGGAAACACATTCGAGATGGATTGCGGTCCTGGTACGGTTTTCAATCCTGCCATCAGCGTGTGCGATTGGCCTTACAATGTGAGAGGCTGCGAAG ATGCGTTAAAGTCAGAAAAGGATACAACAAAGAATCCTAAAGTATCACCGAATCAAAGTTTTCATGATTCTTATCACGATCGTActaatatttttgttgatcgatcgaaatataataCACAGCCATCCGTAAAAAAGATCGAGTGTCCTGCTGATTTTACAGGATTATTACCTCATCCAGAAACTTGTAGAAAGTTTTTACAGTGTGCGAATGGTTTTACGTACGTGATGGATTGTGGACCTGGAACAGCTTTTAATCCACTTATATCGGTATGCGATTGGCCTCACAAAGTACCAGCTtgtaaaaaag AGGAAACTTTAAAGCAAGTTATGACAACAAGCAGACCTTGGCCGCAACATAGCCGAGGAGATCCAGGGTCTTGGCGTGAACATCCTCGATATAATCACacttataatcgttatgatCATCATGGTCAAGGTTCTTGGAATACCGAAGTTCAGCCTATGACTACGACTGAATCATCAGAATTACCGTGGAGGCCGATAATTCAAAAACCAAGTTATATTCAACAAAATCAACATAATTCTATGGGATCTACCAATAACCGCAATAGTCAAATCGAAACGTCTCAGGATCATTTTCATCATCAAGGCCATCATTACGATAATTTTTCAGGATCAGAACAGTCTACGACCAGAAAGGATTGTAATACTACGAATCAAATGGCACAAAGTCAAGACCCTTGTGAtcaacattatcattatcatcagcatcatcatcatcatcattatcattataataattctaataattcccAATACGAAGGTGCTAATAGAAGAATATCTGGATCTAATGGATACCAACAAGGTTCTTCAACTTCACATACCACTGAAGAAACATGGAATGGCAATCCTTTGAATCATGAGCACAATCCTCAGATAAATAATGACGAATTTGACAATCAGCAAACGCTAAATACGTTTagagaaattaataatcactCAAGAACTGAATTAACAACGATTGAAGATAAATTGATTCGGCGTTATACACCTCATGGACCAATTAGAAACAAATTCAATAGCACTGTTCAAACGCAGGATAGAATCGACCCTGAACTTTTTAATAGAGAATCGAATGAATCTACAACTttgaaaagaaacatttacaATTTGCCCGATGATATGAAATTTCGAAATAGAACGAATAGAACTTTTGATATACGAAATGGAATATATTTCCCAAAAccaaatcaaaataatattacatggAATCGATCAATTTCACCCGAAAATCGGCCACGTGTTTTCGTTCCTGACACATGGAATAATCAATCAAATCAATCAAATCAATCACAAATTCCTAATCAACCATCGACTCGGCCATGGAATCAAG atatgatcgataaagaagaaaaattacgtGAATGGCTTGCGAGAACTAATATCCATCAACAAACCACGAATGACAAGGAAGTTGATTCAAAAATGGATAAGTGGTCAACTAAAACCAATATCTTTTTACAAGCGAAAGGACAAGTATCGACAG ATGATAGAAATTCAACACAAATTTCTAAAAAACCATTCTATCCGTACGGAATATACGTTAATTATAATGGTACAAAAGGCCATCTTATCACAAAAGAGTTAGAGATTAATCAAGGACATTCGAGGACTAAAACTTATAATCCCAACAATCAACAAAcacctttctcttttaatcgaACTTACGGCGGCATTTACACGCGTACGCCATTACATAATCAAGATATTTCTAAGAGTCCTATCGTTCCAAGTAATCATTATCCTATACGGTTTACTCCGAATTCTGTAAATATTCCGCAACCATCCGACGGTGATTCTATTAAGCATTCTTTCAATCAGTCAAGATCGACGGATTTAAGAGGCGCGGCTAGTCATCATTCTACTGGAAAAGATTTTCATCCGGTTTCTAGTCAAGCTATTGATAGCacgatcaatcgatcaatTACAATACCGCAGCTCAATTCTCATCGTGCAGCCAATCGTTCAATTAAACAATTCGATGCCTATCCATTAATTTCCGAGAATGTTATAACGGAAAAGATACCGGATGTTTATTCAAAACCGTCCAAGAAGAAAAGTATTTCTGTTTCACAAAATATTCCGGAAAATCAAAGCAATCCTACCGATCCTAATATATCGTTCGAATATGATATGGTTGAACCACAGTTTAACGATACGAAATTGacatttgaaaatgaaaattcgacACCGATATCCAACAAGGTTATTCACGAAGCTGATGTAGATCCATATGACGTAGATATtctagaaaataaagaaacttgGAAACCAATATTGGTTTTCGAAAATAAGACTAAAGTCGCGAGCAAGAATGATTCCTCTGTTATCATGAGAATCAATAAAAAGAACACGGAGgtggatatttttaatatagaagtACCACCTTATCGCGATG aggAACCTCCGTTTCCTGTGTACTACATCCCACCAGTTCAGTCACTGTCACATTTGAAAAAGACTGAACCATTTACACCGATTTCAGGACAA attataCGTCTCAGAGGTGGTTCTGGTCCAGCAAATGGCTACGTTGAAGTTCAAGGAGCTCAACCAGGTTGGGGAATAGTTTGCGATTCTAGAAATAGTTGGATGCTTAAAGAAGCTCATGTAGTTTGCAGACAATTAGGATACACTAG AGGCGCCGAAATGGCTTGGcaaggaagaaataaacgtAACGGAATGCCAACTTGGATTGCAGCGAATTCCGTAACTTGCTCTGGAACTGAAAACAGATTTCAATCGTGCAA atTCACTCATGGACAAGAGTGTCGTGTGGAAAGAGATGCAATAGGTGTCAGATGTTTACCAAATCGAATAGCACATTGTCGTAAAGATGAAATTCCACACGAAGGTCAATGTTATCACTTGGCCGATTCTAATACTGGATTAAATCATGCAGAAGCACTTCAATATTGTATTAAAAGGGAAAGTCGacttattgatattacgaGTCAAGATGAAAACAACTTTGTGTCGGAATGGTTGTTACAATTGCATCCAATAATTGGATCGGTTATGACTTCCGGAGTTGGTTTTACTACATTCAATAGGACTTTGTGGCTTTGGGAAGATTCAAGTCGTGCAAAATTTAA ATTTACAAAATGGTGGCCAGGTTGGATGGAAGATAAGAAATTGCCACCTTGGGTGGGTTCACGTCCAGCTTGTATAATTATGAAACGAAAGTTTCCTTGTCATAATCATCCTGATTCGATTTGCGTTGCGGATTACTTCTTTTGGGATATTGAAGATTGTGCTACTTCTGTGAAGGGACATTCCTATATTTGCAAAAGACCATACGATGACATTA GCTGTGTTTATGGTAAGGGCAATCAATATTTTGGAACTGCAAATGTATCTACTTCAGGCAAAGAGTGCCTTCCTTGGGGCGATAATAGAGTTTTTCCTTACCTCAATgtaaat gTAATTAATCGTGAAGTCAAAGAAAAATTGCGATCCCACAATTACTGTAGAAATCCAAATCCGGAAAAAGAATCTAGACCATGGTGTTTCATAAGTTTTTacggagaaaaagaatattgtgATATTCCATCTTGTGGAAAAATtg GCTCGAAGAAATTACTTTTAAGTGGTCAATGTAAACCAAAACACTTCGAATGTTTACCTGGAGAATGTATCCCGTCACCGTGGGTTTGCGACGGTGAAGAG GATTGTACGAACGGTGCAGATGAGCGAGCATGCATGAATCATTTGGATCTTTATCAGAAATTTGCAAAGCATAGACTTGAAGGATACGATGTCGAAAAGTGGTTGAATGCACCTTTGAAAACGTGTGCTCTAAGATGTAAAGAAGCTGATTTCACTTGTCGCTCATTCGCTCATAA GGCTAGTGAGAACATTTGTTTGCTGAGTGATAGCAATATCGGTTTGACAGGAGCTTTAAAGCCTACTAAGGAATTCGattattatgaaatgaaagaaagaagtgttAATTGTGACAATATGTTCATCTGTGGAAATCGCAAGTGTATCAATCAGACGTTGGTATGTAATGGAAAAAATGATTGCAACGATCGTACCGATGAAAATGTCTGTACTGTGGAAAATCTCGATTATGCTATTCGGCTTGCTGGCTCGGATAATTTTGACGAGGGTAGAATCGAAGTTAAAG tttGGGGCATATGGGGTCAAGTTTGTGACGATGGTTTTGGTATGATTAATGCTGGAGTTATTTGCAAAGAACTTGGTTTTCCGCTCGGTGCTTTGGAAATTAAACCTGGAGGATTTTATGGTAATTTAGATCCACCAAATCGATTTATGGTAGACCAATTGAAATGTCGTGGCAACGAAACATCGTTACGTGAATGTGATTTCGAAGG TTGGGGCGTTCATAATTGTCAACCGGAGGAAGCTGTAGGAGTAGTTTGCAAAACAGCAGTTGATAGTTGTCAGGAAGGTTATTGGAAATGCGAGAACAGTCCGGAATGTATACCTATAGCGTTTATTTGCGATGAGGTTGCAGACTGTTCGGATTATTCGGACGAAAGTGATGAACATTGTAAT GCTCCATTTGAAATTCGTCTGGTAAATGGTAGCAGTCCATTGGAAGGCAGAGTAGAAATTCGTCATCACGGTATATGGGGCACAGTTTGTGACGATGATTTCTCTGCTGCTACAGCCAGAGTAATTTGTAGATCTTTGGGATATGGTGGTGTcgcaaaagcaaaaaaagacaGTTTCTTTGGTCCTGGACAAGGACCTATTTGGCTCGATGAG gTTTCTTGTCGTGGAAACGAAACTCAATTGAAATATTGCTATCACAATCACTGGGGACGAAACAATTGCGATCACAATGAGGATGCAGGTGTAATCTGTTCACCTGGAGCCGTGAACAATGACTCCGAG TTTTTCTCGGAAACGATGACCAATTTACCGGAACCAAGAATTAATGATGTACTACCAGCGAATTGTGGAAAACGTTCGGAAGATTTCAACGATGACGAGGATCTTATATTTGCTAAAGTGGTGCATGGTTCGATTGCACCAAAAGGCACATATCCGTGGCAg GCTAGTATACGAGTTCGAGGACATAGTCGATCCAATCATTGGTGCGGAGCGGTTATTTTATCGCCTTTGCACGTTCTCACGGCTGCACACTGTTTGGAAGGTTATAATAAAGGAACGTATTTTGTTCGTGCTGGAGATTACAATACTGAA atacaAGAAGGAACAGAAAAGGAAGCGAATATCGAAGATTATTATATCCATGAAGATTTTCGTAAAGGACATAAAATGAATAACGATATCGCTCTAGTTTTGCTCAAAGGACGAGGTATACCTTTAGGCAAGGATATCATGCCAATTTGTTTGCCATCAGAAAATACGGAATATCCTGCTGGTTTGAATTGTACTATCAGTGGATTTGGCAGTATTGAAACTGGAAAAACAA CACCATCGAAAGATCTCAGATACGGCTGGATACCATTACTAGACCAATCGGTATGTCGTGCTGAATATGTTTATGGTCACGGCAAGATCAGCGATGGGATGGTATGTGCTGGATACTTGGATGAAGGTGTCGATACTTGTGATGGTGATTCTGGTGGTCCATTGGCGTGTTATCATAATG GTGCATTTACATTGTACGGAATCACGAGTTGGGGACAACATTGTGGGGAAGCCAATAAACCAGGTGTTTATGTTCGAGTGGCTCATTATCGACGTTGGATCGATCAAAAAATCATGGAATCTCTATCAGGAAAATAA